A single region of the Acidimicrobiia bacterium genome encodes:
- a CDS encoding 4Fe-4S dicluster domain-containing protein — protein MMQRTLFVDPGRCIGCQACVAGCRECDSHRGKSMIHLDYIDVGHTTAAMPTVCMHCEDPIAPCAEVCPADAILVTADGVVQEAAKERCIACANCVHACPFGVPKIDIVEKLQYKCNLCYDRTSRGLGPMCATVCPTDALFYGTLEELERDRPGATAVDVVSFGDATVRTGCAIVVPKEFAANVPGGC, from the coding sequence ATGATGCAGCGCACGCTGTTCGTCGACCCCGGTCGCTGCATCGGGTGCCAGGCCTGCGTCGCCGGCTGCCGCGAGTGCGACTCGCACCGCGGCAAGTCGATGATCCATCTCGACTACATCGACGTCGGCCACACGACGGCCGCGATGCCGACCGTGTGCATGCACTGCGAGGACCCGATCGCGCCGTGCGCCGAAGTGTGTCCCGCCGACGCGATCCTCGTCACCGCGGACGGTGTCGTGCAGGAGGCTGCGAAGGAACGCTGCATCGCCTGCGCGAACTGCGTCCATGCGTGCCCCTTCGGCGTCCCGAAGATCGACATCGTCGAGAAGCTCCAGTACAAGTGCAACCTCTGCTACGACCGCACGTCACGCGGGCTCGGGCCGATGTGCGCGACGGTGTGCCCGACCGACGCGTTGTTCTACGGGACGCTCGAAGAGCTCGAGCGTGACCGGCCCGGCGCGACGGCCGTCGACGTCGTGAGCTTCGGCGACGCCACCGTGCGGACGGGGTGCGCCATCGTCGTGCCCAAGGAGTTCGCGGCGAACGTCCCGGGAGGATGTTGA
- a CDS encoding Rieske (2Fe-2S) protein, whose translation MARDDASVGALLDRIREDARVTRRDYLRILVTVSGGLLVGSGVVAAGVFPRRTAHKGREKRITRSLARGQAVAFTYPTEHDPAIAMRLSSGEVVAYSSVCTHLSCAVLWREATGDLRCPCHDGRFDARTGRVLAGPPPRPLPKIRVEERHDGIWAVGSVS comes from the coding sequence ATGGCGCGCGACGACGCCTCTGTCGGTGCACTGCTCGACCGCATCCGCGAGGACGCGCGCGTCACGCGGCGCGACTACCTGCGCATCCTCGTCACGGTGTCGGGTGGCCTGCTCGTCGGGAGCGGCGTCGTCGCGGCCGGCGTGTTCCCGCGCCGCACCGCGCACAAGGGACGCGAGAAGCGGATCACGCGATCGCTCGCCCGCGGGCAGGCCGTCGCGTTCACGTATCCGACCGAGCACGATCCCGCGATCGCGATGCGGCTGAGCTCGGGAGAGGTCGTCGCGTACTCGTCGGTGTGCACCCACCTGTCGTGCGCGGTGCTGTGGCGCGAGGCGACCGGTGACCTGCGCTGCCCGTGCCACGACGGACGGTTCGACGCGCGCACCGGCCGCGTGCTCGCCGGTCCGCCGCCCCGCCCGCTCCCCAAGATCAGGGTCGAGGAGCGCCACGACGGCATCTGGGCCGTGGGGAGCGTCTCGTGA
- a CDS encoding HPP family protein, whose protein sequence is MAGPRYPIGGRMSDVVLGVARRLRLPALEQRHSSTLVLGIFAGVNGLISIGLMSLAAFATQEPLVFPSLGPTAFLLFYTPHIPSAWPRNTICGHLIGAGAGYLSLVVFGLTNTPAAIAHGVSGPRVGAAALSLGLTALLMVWFKVPHPPAGATTLIVSLGVLTTLPQLGELMLAVLLLVGQGIVINRLAGVDYPLWAGRGPE, encoded by the coding sequence ATGGCCGGGCCGCGGTACCCGATCGGCGGTCGCATGTCCGACGTCGTGCTCGGCGTGGCGCGGCGGTTGCGCCTTCCCGCGCTCGAGCAACGCCACAGCTCGACGCTCGTGCTCGGCATCTTCGCCGGCGTCAACGGTTTGATCTCGATCGGGCTGATGTCGCTGGCCGCGTTCGCGACGCAGGAACCGCTGGTGTTCCCGTCGCTCGGCCCGACCGCGTTCCTGCTCTTCTACACGCCGCACATCCCGTCGGCATGGCCGCGCAACACCATCTGTGGCCACCTGATCGGCGCGGGCGCGGGCTACCTCTCGCTGGTCGTGTTCGGCCTGACGAACACGCCGGCCGCGATCGCCCACGGCGTGAGCGGTCCGCGTGTCGGCGCGGCCGCGCTGTCACTCGGTCTCACCGCGCTGCTGATGGTGTGGTTCAAGGTGCCGCACCCGCCCGCGGGCGCGACCACGTTGATCGTCAGCCTCGGGGTGCTGACGACGTTGCCCCAACTCGGCGAGCTGATGCTCGCGGTGCTGTTGCTCGTCGGGCAGGGGATCGTGATCAACCGGCTCGCCGGTGTCGACTACCCGTTGTGGGCG